From uncultured Pseudodesulfovibrio sp.:
GGTAAACGAAATGGCTATGAAAGCCGCTTATCTGGGAAATACCATGGACGATGAATTGATGCGTAATAAGATGCAGGATGTGTTGAATACACTTAAGGAAGTGCGAGCCAGTCTCGAAGAATAAATTTTTTTAACATAGATGATATTGAGCGCATCGGGATACCCGGTGCGTTTTTTTGTTTTTATGTTTGATGCTTCTATGTTTATAGTTGTTCATACTTGTTCAAAATAGTCTTGACATAGAGCTTTTTTTTGCATTATGAACAAGGTGAAGAACAGTGATCAACAAGGCGTTGAGTGTATGAATAAGAAATTTATTAGCCTGAGAGAAGTTGGTCGGCAGTTGGACATACCGCCGTCAACCATTGTCTATTATAAAGATAAGTTTGAAAAATATATCCCATCAGAAGGCGGGGCAGGGCGTCGTCCTCGGTATCCCGTCGAAGTTTTGGAAATCTTCAGGAGGATTCGCACAATGTTCAATGACAACTGGTCTACTGAACAAATTGAAAGAGAATTAGCTCTTAAATTTAGTGTGTTAATGACTGATCAACAACATGATCAGTCATTTGATCAATCTGCTTCCTCGAAAGAGGTTATTGAGCTTGCCGGTGTGCTATCACGCATGTCTGACGTGCTTGATAATCAGTCTCTTTTTCAGAGTGAGATACGTTCTCTTCGTGACGAAGTGGCCGCATTAAGGGACGAGCATGTTGAACGTGAACGAGTGCAACGTGGGGAGCTTGAGTCCTTGCGAGTGGAGCTTGCTTCATTAAGGCGTCGTATTTCTGGTCGTGGTGTAGGTGGCGGGATTGATTTTCCTCCAGCTGATTTTCTTGCCAGTCCTCTTGTTATAGCCTCCGGTGGAGAGTTTTTAGGTGTCCAAGGGAAGGGGAAGAAAGCTTTTTCTTTGGAAGATTTTGTTCATCTTATAGAGCGGAAGCAGTCCGATCATGTCGGTGTGGAAACATCTTGGCGATTGCAGGATAACCATTGGGTGTTGGTTGTTCATACTGAAGATGCAGAGACCGGACGTGAGCAGGATGTTGTTTTAGTTGCTAAAAAAACTGTGACTCCGAGTAATAATACCGTGACTGAGATCATACGGTTGAATATTGATGGAAACGATGCTCCTGATGCGTTGCTGTTAACTCTTTTCAGGCAGTTGAGAATGGTTTTTAACGGTTAGTTTTGTTTTTTATTTAATGATAATCTAGAAAAACTCTTGATTCCTTTGGCTGTATTGCTTATATAGCTACTGCTAAATAAACCACAGGTTGTATGTTTCGCCGGTTCGTTTGGAGGAGACGGTATGCCCCAGGTCGCAGCAAGAATTACACATGATCAGGAAAAATGGCTCAAGGACTACTTCAAGACCAAGAGTGCTGGTGCTGAATTTATCCTACCGTGGGCCGTGGATGTATTTTTTAAATCCATTCGCAATGTCTCCAGTGATTTCTCGGTTGCCGAGCTGAAGACCATTTTGGAATCACATAAGGAAGTGAAACTCCTGCCAAATCAGTCGAAGCAGGCTTATCTTCTTCTTCGGGTTGAAGAGGCTTGTGATGAACATAATGTTCACATTCAGCATGGCGCGAGTAAGTCCAATCTTGAAGTTAAATTGCGTCGATTGACGGATCTTCAGGCAACAGCACTCATGATTTGGGCAACAGCGTATTGGGTCAGTAAGGCTTGGAACGGTGTTTCCGTGGAGGACTACGTCAAGTTGTCCTGCGGTTAGGCTTTGGCCCTCGGGCCACTTTATTTTTTTGATGCGATTGTCCCGTTCAGGTGGTATTGCCTGCGGGTGATCGTTTTTTGTTTTTGGAGGTTTAGTGTGGACCGACTCCCATGTATATTGACTATTGCCGGATCTGATTCTGGTGGTGGGGCAGGTATTCAAGCCGATCTCAAGGCGATAACGATGCTTGGAGGATACGGAGCAAGCGTTATTACTGCGTTGACAGCTCAGAACACCAAGACAGTTACTGGTATTCATGCGCCTTCGGCCAAGTTTGTCGGTCAACAGCTCTCGACAGTTCTCGATGATATCACAGTTGATGCCGCCAAGACCGGGATGTTGTTTTCCGCTCCGATTATCGAATCAATCGCTTCTTTGCTGGTTGATCGTGATTTTCCTTTGGTTATCGATCCGGTCTGTGTTGCTACATCTGGTGCGAAACTTTTGAAGGATGAGGCCGTGGAGGCCATGGTCGAATTGATGTTTCCTTTGGCAGACGTCTTGACGCCCAATTTGCCTGAGGCAGAACTTTTTACCGGAATGTCCATCAAGAGTCGGGAAGATGTCTTTGCTGCTGCAAAGATTTTAATGGGTATGGGGCCGAAGTCTTTGCTTATAAAGGGGGGGCATGCGGATTCTTTTGCTGTCACTGATTGGCTTTTTACGTCCGGTGCAGAGCCTGTCCCCCTTATGCAGCAACGGGTAGATACCGAATGCACACATGGGACCGGGTGTACATTGTCGGCAGCGATCGCGACAGGACTCGGCCAAGGGCTTGACCCTGTTGCCGCTATTGTCCGTGCTCAGGAATATTTGAATTTTGCTTTGCGTGCAGGGTTCAGGGTTGGGGAAGGTGGCGGTCCGCCTAACCACTCGGCACCTTGGTTAAAAGAACGTGCACGGCAAGATGTCATGGCTCAGGTGGATGCTTTAGCACGGAAGTTGACAGCGGCTGAAGGAGC
This genomic window contains:
- a CDS encoding MerR family transcriptional regulator, translated to MNKKFISLREVGRQLDIPPSTIVYYKDKFEKYIPSEGGAGRRPRYPVEVLEIFRRIRTMFNDNWSTEQIERELALKFSVLMTDQQHDQSFDQSASSKEVIELAGVLSRMSDVLDNQSLFQSEIRSLRDEVAALRDEHVERERVQRGELESLRVELASLRRRISGRGVGGGIDFPPADFLASPLVIASGGEFLGVQGKGKKAFSLEDFVHLIERKQSDHVGVETSWRLQDNHWVLVVHTEDAETGREQDVVLVAKKTVTPSNNTVTEIIRLNIDGNDAPDALLLTLFRQLRMVFNG
- the thiD gene encoding bifunctional hydroxymethylpyrimidine kinase/phosphomethylpyrimidine kinase, encoding MDRLPCILTIAGSDSGGGAGIQADLKAITMLGGYGASVITALTAQNTKTVTGIHAPSAKFVGQQLSTVLDDITVDAAKTGMLFSAPIIESIASLLVDRDFPLVIDPVCVATSGAKLLKDEAVEAMVELMFPLADVLTPNLPEAELFTGMSIKSREDVFAAAKILMGMGPKSLLIKGGHADSFAVTDWLFTSGAEPVPLMQQRVDTECTHGTGCTLSAAIATGLGQGLDPVAAIVRAQEYLNFALRAGFRVGEGGGPPNHSAPWLKERARQDVMAQVDALARKLTAAEGAQQMFSRKRGNVAVALPFAGDRTEVASLSGGFFSMANGKIAVVGYPEFGASFRTASALLAARRLRPELGAAVALSGQPVLVSALEKAGVNIVWLDQGRKPDYIKVEDGGLEEWGAFEILKEHAAPEMVEGMGDPGGIGREPAVYVWASDTDALVILLRNIAESISSPFGEV